A part of Brassica rapa cultivar Chiifu-401-42 chromosome A05, CAAS_Brap_v3.01, whole genome shotgun sequence genomic DNA contains:
- the LOC103874752 gene encoding protein ABCI7, chloroplastic encodes MATATVLSRLSLIPNLSSKPKSFSNKRTTPTAVSVRAQASFSDPFVLELAESLEDSLSSSSSSSSSLPLQRIRDSSAESLLSTPWPSRRDEPFRFTDTSFIRYSQIEPVSTQQRNSEILDNLTETHFPNAVIIDGFVSNLTIGPSDLPDGVYFGSFSGLPDDLTNRVSEFIGDFDSGDLFWSINGMGAPDLTVIYVPAGCKVENSIHLRYFSGQTGDRESKRLPVSNPRVFVLVEEGGEVGIVEEFVGRDEHGFYWTNPVLEVVVLKNAKVKHSYLQKESTAAAHIKWTFVRQEAESEYELVEVSTGGRLGRHNVHVQQLGPDTLTELTTFHMCVNEQTLDLHSRIVLDHPRGSSRQLHKCIVAHSSGQAVFDGNVRVNKYAQQTDAGQLTRSLLLKPRATVNIKPNLQIIADDVKCSHGAAISDLEEDQLFYFQARGIDLETARRALISSFGSEVIEKFPNREIRDQARNHVKSLL; translated from the exons atggcGACTGCTACCGTTCTCAGCCGCTTGTCACTGATACCGAACCTATCTTCTAAACCAAAATCGTTTTCAAACAAAAGAACAACTCCTACCGCTGTTTCTGTCCGAGCACAAGCCTCTTTCTCCGACCCATTCGTACTTGAGTTAGCTGAATCTCTCGAagactctctctcttcttcttcttcttcttcttcttctttacctcTCCAGAGAATCCGAGACTCTTCCGCTGAGTCCCTCTTATCTACTCCATGGCCATCACGTAGAGACGAGCCTTTCCGATTCACCGACACATCCTTCATCCGATACTCCCAAATCGAACCGGTCTCGACCCAGCAACGTAACTCGGAGATTCTAGACAATCTGACGGAAACCCACTTCCCAAACGCTGTGATTATTGACGGGTTCGTCTCCAATTTGACGATTGGCCCATCGGATTTGCCTGATGGCGTTTACTTCGGGAGCTTCTCGGGTCTACCGGATGATCTCACGAACCGGGTTTCCGAATTCATCGGAGATTTCGATTCCGGTGATCTGTTCTGGTCGATTAACGGCATGGGAGCCCCGGATTTGACTGTGATTTACGTTCCGGCTGGATGTAAGGTGGAGAATTCGATTCATCTGAGGTATTTTTCTGGTCAAACCGGTGACCGGGAATCGAAAAGGTTACCGGTATCGAATCCTAGGGTTTTTGTGCTGGTAGAGGAAGGAGGAGAGGTTGGTATAGTTGAAGAGTTTGTGGGTAGAGACGAACACGGGTTTTATTGGACCAATCCTGTTTTGGAAGTTGTTGTCTTGAAGAATGCCAAGGTTAAGCATTCCTACTTGCAGAAAGAGTCTACGGCTGCTGCTCATATCAAGTGGACTTTCGTCCGACAG GAGGCAGAGAGTGAATATGAGCTTGTAGAAGTGAGTACCGGCGGGAGATTAGGGAGGCACAATGTTCATGTGCAGCAGCTCGGACCCGATACTCTCACGGAGTTAACAACGTTTCATATGTGTGTCAACGAGCAGACTCTTGATCTCCATAGCAGAATTGTCTTAGACCATCCTCGAGGCTCCTCCCGACAGCTCCACAAGTGCATTGTTGCTCACTCCTCTGGCCAAGCTGTGTTTGATGGCAATGTCCGAGTCAACAAGTATGCTCAACAGACAGACGCGGGACAACTAACAAGAAGCCTTCTTTTGAAACCTCGAGCCACCGTGAACATAAAACCGAACCTTCAGATCATTGCAGACGATGTCAAGTGCTCACACGGAGCTGCCATCAGCGATCTTGAAGAAGACCAGCTCTTCTATTTCCAAGCTCGTGGGATCGACTTGGAGACTGCAAGAAGAGCTCTCATTTCCTCTTTTGGTTCAGAGGTGATCGAGAAGTTTCCAAATCGGGAAATACGCGACCAAGCTAGGAATCACGTCAAGTCCTTGCTCTGA